The Streptomyces sp. NBC_00576 genome contains the following window.
CCGCGAGGGGTCCGCTGGGTTACCGCGCGGGGATCACTGCGGGGGGTTGCCGTGCTTTCGCGAGGGCAGGTCGGCGTGCTTGGTGTGCAGCATCGCGAGCGACCTGATGAGCACCGAACGCGTCTCGGCCGGGTCGATGACGTCGTCGACCAGACCGCGCTCGGCGGCGTAGTAGGGGTGCATCAGCTCGGACTTGTACTCCTTGACCATCCGAGCCCTCATCGCCTCGGAGTCCTCGGCATCCGCGATCTGGCGGCGGAAGATGACGTTGGCGGCACCTTCTGCGCCCATCACGGCGATCTCGTTCGTCGGCCAGGCGTAGGTGAGGTCGGCGCCGATGGACTGGCTGTCCATGACGATGTACGCGCCTCCGTACGCCTTGCGCAGGATCAGCGAGATCCTCGGAACGGTCGCGTTGCAGTAGGCGTACAGCAGCTTCGCGCCGTGCCGGATGATTCCGCCGTGCTCCTGGTCGACGCCCGGCAGGAAGCCGGGGACATCCAGCAGCGTGACGATCGGGATGTTAAAAGCGTCGCACATCTGGACAAAACGTGCAGCTTTTTCCGATGCCTCGATGTCCAGGACCCCGGCAAGACTCTGCGGCTGGTTGGCGACGATGCCGACGACCCGGCCGTCGAGGCGGCCGAGCGCGCAGATGATGTTGCGGGCCCAACGCTCGTGGATCTCAAGGTAGTCGCCGTCGTCGACGATCTCCTCGATGACCTTGGCCATGTCGTACGGCCTGTTGCCGTCGGCCGGAACGAGGTCCAGCAGAATGTCGCTGCGCCGGTCCGCGGGGTCCTCGGACTCGACGCGCGGCGGGTTCTCGCGGTTGTTCTGCGGAAGCATCGCGAGGAGGTAGCGAACCTCGGCGATGCAGGTCTCCTCGTCGTCGTACGCGAAGTGCGCCACGCCGCTCGTCTCGGCGTGCACGTCGGCGCCGCCGAGGCCGTTCTGGGTGATCTCCTCGCCGGTGACCGCCTTGACGACGTCCGGTCCCGTGATGAACATCTGCGAGGTCTCGCGGACCATGAAGACGAAGTCGGTCAGGGCGGGGCTGTAGGCCGCGCCGCCCGCGCACGGGCCGAGCATCACGCTGATCTGCGGGATGACGCCGGAGGCCCTGGTGTTGCGCTGGAAGATGCCGCCGTACCCGGCGAGGGCACTGACGCCCTCCTGGATACGGGCACCGGCGCCGTCGTTGAGCGACACCAGCGGCGCCCCGGCCGCGATGGCCATGTCCATGATCTTGTGGATCTTCGTGGCGTGGGCCTCGCCCAGCGCGCCGCCGAAGATACGGAAGTCATGGGCGTACACGAAGACCGTACGACCCTCCACCGTGCCCCAGCCGGTGATCACACCGTCCGTGAACGGCTTCTTGGCCTCCAGGCCGAAGCCGGTCGCGCGGTGCCGGCGCAGTTGCTCGACCTCATTGAAGGAGTCCGGGTCGAGGAGCAGGTCGATGCGCTCCCGGGCGGTCAGCTTGCCCTTGGCGTGCTGCGCCTCGGTGGCCTTCTCGCTGGGGCCGGCCAGGGCCTGTGCACGGATCTCGTGCAGCTCGGCCACGCGCCCGCGTGCGTCCGTCGGCTCCCCCGTCGGCTCGCCCGCGAACTCACCCTGCGCCTCATCCAAAACGGTCATGTAGTGACCTTACGAAGCCGAGCAAGAAAACCGGGCCGTCGACTCCGTACAGTCTCCGGCGCGTTTTCCTGGTACCCCTGAACAGAACAACGCCGGCGTGCAGCCGACCCGACTGCTCAGGGGGCGTGCGCGTTGTGGAGGTCACACAAAGGCGTCGCGGCGGCACCCTTGTCACACCGGACGAGACTACGACACGCGGAGTAACTCTACGAACACTCCTTGGATAATGTTGAATATTGAACGGAATAGGACTACGGTGACGCTCGTTGGACTGATTCAAGATTCAACAACTTCGGCACCCCGTCCCCAAGGAGTCATGCCATGAGCATCTTCGGCCGCAAGAACGCCGCTGCCAGCGACGCCCCCACCTCGTCCGTGGCGACCGCGGTTGCCCCCGAGCGCGCCGCGCTGACCGGTGACTACACGATCGACCCGTCCCACACGACGATCGGCTTCGTCGCCCGGCACGCCATGGTGACGAACGTCAAGGGCAGCTTCCAGGAGTTCGAGGGCACCCTGCACCTCGACGGCACCGACCCCACCGCCTCAACGGCGTCCCTCGACATCAAGATGGACAGCATCGAGACGGGCTCCGCCGACCGCGACGGCCACCTGAAGAGCGCGGACTTCTTCCGGACGGACGAGTTCCCGGCGATGACGTTCCGCTCCACCGGGGCGGAGTCCCTGGGCGGCGACGACTACCGCATCACCGGCGATCTGGAGATCCTCGGCACGACGAAGCAGATCTCCATCGACCTGGAGTTCAACGGCGCGGCGAAGGACCCGTTCGGCAACGAGCGCGTGGGCTTCGAGGGCAAGGCGGAGATCCTGCGCTCGGAGTGGGGCCTGACGTGGAATGCAGCGCTGGAGACGGGCGGGGTGCTGGTGTCGGACAAGATCAAGCTGAACTTCGACATCTCGGCCATCAGGAACGCGTGACGCGACGACCGCCGCTCCGGGTGGGCCGGCGTCGGCGCCCGCAGAACCCTCGAAGCGGAAACGAACCGCCCGCCTGGTCAGGACAGTCAGTCCTCGACCGGGCGGGCGGACGTGTCGGTGCCCCAACTCCCGCTCAGGATCAAGGATTTGCCGGACTTGCCGGCGCTTCCGTCAACCCGGCGACGGCTGCCGCGAGGCGTGCGGCCCGGATGTCCGGCGTGCGGGCCTTCAGCACCGGCAGGACGACCTGGTACTGATCCGTCCTGCCGAGCGCCTCGAAGGCCGCCTTGGCACGAGGGTCGCGCTCCAGCGCGGCAACGAGGTCGTCCGGGACGGAGGCGTTGCGCTGGGACTCGTACGCCGCCTCCCACCGTCCGTCCGCCTTGGCCGCGTCGATCTCCGCGAGGCCGCCGGGCCGCATCAGGCCGGCCGCCACCAACTCCGGCACCCTCCGTACGTTGACCATCGACCACACACTGCCCCGCCGACGCGGGGTGATCTTCTGAAGGAAGTGGGCGGCGTCGAGGCTCCTGCGCTGACCGGTGATCCACCCATGGCAGAGGGCCATGTCATTGACCTCGGCGGCGGTGACGGAGGCCAGACCGGAGCCCTTCTTGGCGACTTTCACCCACAGGCCGGCGGCCTGGGCTGCCGAGTAGGCGGCGAGCCAGGCGTCGAGGGCGGGGGCGTCGGCGAAGGGCTCGACCGGTACGCCGTCGAGGACTTCGGCGGGCTGGTCCGTGGGGTCCTGGTCCGTTTGGTTGTCGGGTGGGGTTGGGGTGGCCATGAGGGCACGGTAGCGGTCAAACAGGCCAGGTTCCGTCCTCATGGTGCGCCGTCGTTCGTTGTCGCCATGGGTGGAAAACCGGTTGATGGCAGGTCGCGCCATGCGTGGTCCCGCGTCCGGGCCGGGGCCTCGCACTGTGGGCGCCGCCTGTCGGGTGGGCGGTGCCGATCCTGGTCAGTACGCATCCGGCGCCGCTCTACATGGGGGCGGTTATCCGGAGCGGGCTGTCGTTCGGGATCGGATCGACCGTCGTCACCGTCGTCACCCTCGTCATGCGTGTCG
Protein-coding sequences here:
- a CDS encoding acyl-CoA carboxylase subunit beta, translating into MTVLDEAQGEFAGEPTGEPTDARGRVAELHEIRAQALAGPSEKATEAQHAKGKLTARERIDLLLDPDSFNEVEQLRRHRATGFGLEAKKPFTDGVITGWGTVEGRTVFVYAHDFRIFGGALGEAHATKIHKIMDMAIAAGAPLVSLNDGAGARIQEGVSALAGYGGIFQRNTRASGVIPQISVMLGPCAGGAAYSPALTDFVFMVRETSQMFITGPDVVKAVTGEEITQNGLGGADVHAETSGVAHFAYDDEETCIAEVRYLLAMLPQNNRENPPRVESEDPADRRSDILLDLVPADGNRPYDMAKVIEEIVDDGDYLEIHERWARNIICALGRLDGRVVGIVANQPQSLAGVLDIEASEKAARFVQMCDAFNIPIVTLLDVPGFLPGVDQEHGGIIRHGAKLLYAYCNATVPRISLILRKAYGGAYIVMDSQSIGADLTYAWPTNEIAVMGAEGAANVIFRRQIADAEDSEAMRARMVKEYKSELMHPYYAAERGLVDDVIDPAETRSVLIRSLAMLHTKHADLPSRKHGNPPQ
- a CDS encoding YceI family protein, which encodes MSIFGRKNAAASDAPTSSVATAVAPERAALTGDYTIDPSHTTIGFVARHAMVTNVKGSFQEFEGTLHLDGTDPTASTASLDIKMDSIETGSADRDGHLKSADFFRTDEFPAMTFRSTGAESLGGDDYRITGDLEILGTTKQISIDLEFNGAAKDPFGNERVGFEGKAEILRSEWGLTWNAALETGGVLVSDKIKLNFDISAIRNA
- a CDS encoding YdeI/OmpD-associated family protein; the protein is MATPTPPDNQTDQDPTDQPAEVLDGVPVEPFADAPALDAWLAAYSAAQAAGLWVKVAKKGSGLASVTAAEVNDMALCHGWITGQRRSLDAAHFLQKITPRRRGSVWSMVNVRRVPELVAAGLMRPGGLAEIDAAKADGRWEAAYESQRNASVPDDLVAALERDPRAKAAFEALGRTDQYQVVLPVLKARTPDIRAARLAAAVAGLTEAPASPANP